In the Candidatus Electrothrix sp. GW3-4 genome, one interval contains:
- the mpl gene encoding UDP-N-acetylmuramate:L-alanyl-gamma-D-glutamyl-meso-diaminopimelate ligase: protein MTALLDPQLNTVPESIHHIHIMGVCGTGMAAIAGMLKESGYRVTGSDQNVYPPMSDFLAQAGIEVMQGYVPENLELCPDLVIVGNVIQAVFPEAQRLAELAIPYLSMPQALGHFFLGGEAPKKSLVVAGTHGKTTTSSLLATALHRAGCSPGFLIGGIVEAFGRNYRLGEGEFFVVEGDEYDTAFFNKVSKFLHYRPHCAILTSIEFDHADIFADLETIKASFVRFVGLIPADGVLVACTDDPVVAEIADQCSAPVLSYGMGKDCRWQLRDLAVTGLSSTFAAYKDGLLFEEFTLPMPGRHNGLNALAVIALMDHLGIDQQAIRAGLASFEGIKRRQQIRGEVNGITVIDDFAHHPTAVRETVQALRLAWPDRRLLIVFEPRTNSSRRAVFQQQYEQAFSGADQVLVREIVPLANVPAAEQFSSCQLAAALHEQGIPAAYFPDTTAILAFLGEQVRPGDVVAILSNGGFDNIHAQLLALLKEQEQKQE, encoded by the coding sequence ATGACCGCCCTGCTTGACCCACAGCTCAATACGGTGCCGGAGAGCATCCACCATATCCATATCATGGGGGTCTGCGGCACTGGCATGGCCGCCATTGCTGGCATGCTCAAGGAGAGCGGCTACCGGGTCACGGGCTCGGATCAGAATGTCTACCCGCCCATGTCCGACTTCCTTGCCCAGGCAGGCATCGAGGTTATGCAGGGCTATGTGCCAGAGAACCTGGAGCTCTGCCCGGATCTGGTCATTGTCGGCAACGTGATCCAGGCTGTGTTCCCGGAGGCCCAGCGACTGGCAGAGTTGGCTATCCCCTATCTCTCCATGCCCCAGGCCCTGGGTCATTTCTTCCTCGGCGGCGAAGCACCCAAGAAGTCCCTGGTCGTTGCCGGAACCCACGGTAAGACCACCACCTCCTCCCTGCTGGCCACGGCCCTGCATCGGGCAGGCTGCTCACCTGGTTTTCTCATCGGCGGGATTGTTGAGGCCTTTGGCCGCAATTATCGCCTGGGTGAGGGAGAGTTCTTTGTCGTGGAAGGGGATGAGTACGACACGGCCTTTTTTAATAAGGTCTCCAAGTTCCTCCATTACCGACCCCATTGCGCCATCCTGACCTCCATTGAGTTTGACCACGCAGATATCTTTGCTGATCTGGAGACGATCAAGGCCTCCTTTGTCCGTTTCGTTGGCCTGATTCCTGCGGATGGGGTCCTGGTGGCCTGCACGGATGATCCTGTGGTTGCCGAGATTGCAGACCAGTGCTCTGCCCCGGTGCTCAGCTACGGCATGGGCAAGGACTGTCGCTGGCAGTTGCGTGATCTCGCCGTGACCGGGCTTAGCTCCACCTTTGCCGCCTATAAGGACGGCCTCCTTTTTGAGGAGTTTACCCTGCCCATGCCGGGTCGTCATAATGGCCTCAATGCCCTGGCCGTGATTGCCCTGATGGATCATCTTGGAATCGACCAGCAGGCCATCAGAGCAGGGTTAGCCTCCTTTGAGGGGATCAAGCGGCGCCAGCAGATCAGGGGAGAGGTCAACGGTATCACCGTGATTGATGACTTTGCCCATCATCCCACCGCAGTCCGGGAGACGGTGCAGGCCCTGCGCCTGGCCTGGCCGGACCGACGCCTGCTCATCGTCTTTGAGCCGCGCACCAACTCCAGTCGGCGGGCGGTCTTTCAGCAGCAGTACGAACAGGCCTTCAGCGGGGCGGATCAGGTCCTGGTGCGGGAGATCGTGCCCCTGGCCAATGTCCCTGCTGCTGAGCAGTTTTCCTCCTGCCAACTGGCAGCTGCCCTGCATGAGCAGGGGATCCCTGCTGCATATTTCCCGGATACAACGGCGATCCTTGCCTTTCTTGGCGAGCAGGTCCGGCCCGGTGATGTTGTTGCCATTCTCTCCAACGGTGGCTTTGATAATATCCATGCCCAGCTGTTGGCACTCCTTAAAGAGCAAGAGCAAAAGCAAGAGTAA
- a CDS encoding diguanylate cyclase encodes MKPDKPEEPYKDKDSLLENLRESFSDPSLSQDILRENGCALAEEYTAILQQLSRLAELSDTTQRKLLNADLKIQAQQEELGDKNARLEQELTEHIELRKQLQQRTEELTAINNRLTRTINELTQRNLEILTLQQLGEFLQACESEEETFHVLISTCRRLFPADAGYLSLLDDSMKVLRVVGFWGDDRYNQLEFEQQRCWAVRRGKAHSVQDSQITPVCPHSELTSDESSVCVPMTAHGQVLGMMYLLVRWQGEGQAEREKEQLFEAKQRLFVSMADRYAMSLTDLRLRETLKVQAIRDPLTGLYNRRHMEASFHREISRAQRHDQPLGVIMIDIDHFNVFNDTYGHDLGDRVLSEIGAFVLENVRDEDIACRYGGEEIIIILPGATLKNTHRRAEQLRIGIEALTVEMYDEEHTVTASLGVALFPEHGIGTKDVIRAADCALYEAKDRGRNRVIIAGKSLPSSCTDEDKDEDEELS; translated from the coding sequence ATGAAACCGGATAAGCCCGAAGAACCGTATAAAGACAAAGACAGTCTTCTGGAGAATCTTCGAGAGTCTTTCTCTGATCCCTCCCTATCGCAGGACATACTGCGGGAAAACGGCTGTGCCCTGGCCGAGGAGTATACGGCAATTTTGCAGCAACTCTCGCGCCTTGCCGAGTTGAGCGATACCACCCAACGTAAACTTCTCAATGCTGATCTCAAGATCCAGGCACAGCAGGAGGAGCTGGGGGACAAGAATGCCCGTCTGGAGCAGGAATTAACCGAACATATTGAACTGAGAAAGCAGCTCCAACAACGGACAGAAGAGCTGACCGCGATCAATAATCGATTAACCAGGACCATCAACGAGCTGACTCAGCGTAATCTCGAGATCCTGACCCTGCAACAGCTGGGTGAATTTCTCCAGGCCTGCGAGTCAGAAGAAGAAACCTTTCATGTCCTGATCAGTACCTGCCGCCGTCTCTTTCCTGCAGATGCAGGCTATCTCAGTCTGCTGGATGATTCCATGAAAGTGCTCCGGGTTGTTGGCTTCTGGGGTGATGACAGATACAACCAGCTTGAATTTGAACAGCAGCGATGTTGGGCTGTCCGAAGGGGAAAGGCACACTCTGTTCAAGATTCGCAGATCACGCCGGTTTGTCCGCATTCAGAGCTGACATCGGACGAGAGCTCGGTCTGTGTCCCTATGACGGCGCATGGACAGGTATTGGGTATGATGTACCTCTTGGTACGTTGGCAAGGAGAGGGACAGGCAGAGAGGGAAAAGGAGCAGCTCTTTGAGGCAAAGCAGCGCCTCTTTGTGAGCATGGCAGATCGCTACGCCATGAGCCTGACCGATTTGCGGTTGCGTGAAACCTTGAAGGTGCAGGCCATCCGGGATCCCTTGACCGGTCTGTATAATCGTCGCCATATGGAGGCCTCATTTCATCGTGAGATCAGTCGGGCCCAGCGCCATGATCAGCCCCTTGGGGTGATTATGATTGATATTGATCATTTTAATGTCTTTAATGATACCTATGGCCATGATCTGGGCGACAGGGTCCTCAGTGAGATCGGGGCGTTTGTCCTGGAGAATGTTCGCGATGAGGATATCGCCTGCCGCTACGGTGGCGAGGAAATTATCATTATCCTGCCCGGGGCAACATTGAAAAATACTCATCGTCGGGCAGAACAACTGCGTATAGGCATTGAGGCCCTGACCGTAGAGATGTACGATGAAGAACATACCGTGACCGCCTCCCTGGGCGTTGCCCTCTTTCCTGAGCATGGAATAGGCACTAAAGACGTGATCAGGGCGGCAGACTGTGCCTTATATGAGGCAAAAGACAGGGGCAGAAATCGGGTTATTATTGCCGGTAAATCCCTGCCGAGCTCCTGTACGGACGAGGATAAGGATGAGGACGAAGAGCTGTCCTGA
- a CDS encoding RNB domain-containing ribonuclease produces the protein MTPPGTIIEYLDSGRFICGLVLQDSNNRLRLLNQNGREMNLPTSRVVTASKTKHQISTSRDDRIALLKEMAAIRAALTNAIPLEEIWELASEEQETAFPADFLAELSFGENLTDDQSAAFLRAVFTDRFFFKYKNEMVNVHTPEQVEQLRHQRQKEKEKEAILTTGAAHLQTIMQGEQVTAEQWPDRERILAWIADFVLFGSEAEQADVVRQLLKKAELHQPNQAYYLLVRAGVWERDENLPLLQAEQPVEFSPELMAHAESIKEPTAEELLADPKRKDFRDLNTLTIDGASTRDYDDALHVEELENGDVLVGIHISDVSYFLTPKDPLFLEGMERATSLYFPEGQIPMMPRELSQGVFSLIKDRVRPAVSFLVKISPQGEIRNSRIVPSVIQVKRQLSYTETDKMMETDPDLSLLNRVRQQLRLKRVERGALLLSFPDVNIYVSNQGKVSIHLSPSDSPSRNLVSECMILANGVAADYLAAQEAPGLFRSQPPPRKRLISGVQNSLQDIACQRRFLARGELTVHPKPHSGLGLNCYTTITSPIRRFLDTAMQLQISHLIHGRGMLFSADICKNFAGTIQQKLGRANKVRQQRHRYWVLRYLEDLVGKRVSALVVSHGPKRVSLLLLDCLFDIDLAAHPSFPVEPGDTVKIRISKVVALDNTLRVDW, from the coding sequence ATGACACCTCCCGGAACTATTATCGAATATCTTGACAGCGGGCGTTTTATCTGCGGTCTTGTGTTACAGGACAGCAATAATCGCCTGCGTCTGCTCAATCAGAACGGGCGTGAAATGAACCTCCCCACCTCCCGTGTGGTTACAGCCTCCAAAACGAAACATCAAATCAGTACCAGCCGTGACGATCGTATAGCCCTGCTTAAGGAGATGGCAGCGATACGGGCAGCGCTGACCAACGCTATCCCGCTGGAAGAGATCTGGGAGCTGGCCAGTGAAGAACAAGAAACCGCATTTCCGGCAGACTTCCTTGCCGAACTCTCCTTTGGTGAAAATCTCACCGATGATCAGTCGGCCGCCTTTCTTCGGGCCGTGTTTACCGATCGTTTTTTCTTTAAATATAAAAACGAGATGGTTAATGTTCATACCCCAGAACAGGTAGAGCAGCTGCGCCATCAGCGGCAGAAGGAAAAGGAAAAAGAGGCAATCCTGACCACTGGTGCGGCGCATTTGCAGACCATTATGCAAGGGGAGCAGGTGACAGCGGAGCAATGGCCGGATCGGGAGCGAATCCTTGCTTGGATTGCCGATTTTGTCCTGTTTGGCAGCGAGGCAGAACAGGCCGATGTGGTCCGTCAACTCCTGAAAAAGGCAGAGCTGCATCAGCCTAACCAGGCCTATTATCTGTTGGTCCGGGCTGGTGTCTGGGAAAGAGATGAGAATCTCCCCCTACTCCAGGCAGAACAGCCCGTGGAATTCAGCCCGGAACTGATGGCTCATGCTGAAAGCATCAAAGAGCCTACTGCGGAAGAATTATTAGCCGATCCCAAGCGCAAGGATTTCCGCGATCTGAATACCCTGACCATTGACGGGGCTTCCACCCGTGATTATGACGATGCCCTGCATGTGGAAGAGCTTGAAAACGGTGATGTCCTGGTCGGGATTCATATCTCAGATGTTAGCTATTTTCTTACCCCCAAGGACCCTCTGTTTTTGGAAGGCATGGAGCGGGCCACCTCGCTTTATTTCCCCGAAGGGCAGATCCCTATGATGCCCAGAGAACTCTCTCAGGGCGTGTTCAGTCTGATTAAGGACAGGGTGCGACCAGCGGTCAGTTTTTTGGTCAAGATCTCGCCGCAAGGTGAGATCAGGAACAGCAGGATTGTCCCCAGTGTTATTCAGGTGAAACGCCAGCTCAGTTATACTGAGACGGATAAAATGATGGAAACCGACCCGGATCTGAGTCTGCTTAACCGGGTCCGTCAGCAGCTGCGCCTGAAGCGGGTTGAACGCGGGGCTCTGCTCCTCTCTTTTCCAGATGTGAATATCTATGTCAGTAATCAGGGTAAGGTCTCTATTCATCTCAGTCCCTCTGACAGCCCGTCCCGGAATCTGGTTTCCGAGTGTATGATCCTGGCCAACGGGGTAGCTGCCGATTATCTTGCGGCTCAGGAGGCACCGGGCCTGTTTCGTTCCCAGCCTCCTCCCCGAAAACGCCTGATCTCTGGGGTGCAGAACAGCCTCCAGGATATCGCCTGCCAGCGCCGTTTTCTGGCCCGGGGAGAGCTGACCGTCCATCCCAAACCTCATTCCGGCCTGGGCCTGAACTGTTATACTACCATCACCTCACCCATTCGTCGTTTTCTCGATACGGCCATGCAGCTCCAGATCTCACACCTGATTCACGGACGCGGCATGCTCTTTTCCGCAGATATATGTAAGAATTTTGCCGGGACGATTCAGCAGAAATTGGGCCGGGCCAATAAGGTTCGGCAGCAGCGGCATCGCTATTGGGTTCTCCGCTATTTAGAAGATCTGGTTGGTAAAAGGGTCTCAGCTCTGGTGGTCAGTCACGGTCCTAAACGGGTCAGTCTGCTCTTGCTGGACTGCCTGTTTGATATTGATCTGGCAGCTCATCCCTCCTTTCCTGTGGAACCTGGTGATACCGTTAAGATCCGTATTAGCAAGGTTGTCGCCCTGGATAACACCCTGCGGGTGGATTGGTGA
- the era gene encoding GTPase Era, with amino-acid sequence MKTSPMEHSAPKAYRSGVVAVIGPPNAGKSTLLNRYLEQKIAIVTPLPQTTRNRILGIVTGADYQMIMLDTPGLHKAKEMINQEMVRIAMDTLGEADLVLFLADAQAVHALAGDKKRLEKRYAEFTRYFSKIQCPAILALNKVDQLAKEELLPMMDRFTNLHPFCTVVPISALEGDGTDTLLQTLVEHLPVGPQYYPDDIPTDATERFIVAELIREKIFLRTRQEIPYSTAVLIDSFKENPQGGPVVIHATILVERGSQKGIIIGKQGKMLGEIREAAIKEIEKLLCCKAQLKLWIKVKKKWTSNEQILRELGM; translated from the coding sequence ATGAAGACCTCCCCAATGGAACACTCCGCCCCTAAAGCGTACCGTTCCGGTGTCGTTGCAGTCATCGGCCCGCCGAATGCGGGTAAATCCACCCTGCTCAACAGGTATCTGGAGCAGAAGATAGCCATTGTCACCCCCCTGCCCCAAACCACACGCAACCGTATTCTGGGCATTGTCACCGGTGCCGATTATCAAATGATCATGCTGGACACCCCTGGCCTGCATAAGGCCAAAGAAATGATCAATCAGGAGATGGTGCGCATTGCCATGGACACCTTGGGTGAGGCAGACCTTGTTCTCTTCCTGGCTGATGCCCAGGCAGTGCATGCCTTAGCTGGGGACAAAAAACGCCTTGAAAAGCGCTATGCCGAATTCACGCGCTATTTCAGCAAAATACAATGCCCGGCCATATTAGCCCTGAACAAGGTGGATCAACTGGCAAAAGAAGAGCTGCTCCCCATGATGGATCGTTTCACCAACCTCCACCCCTTTTGCACGGTGGTGCCCATATCCGCCTTGGAAGGGGATGGAACAGATACCCTTCTCCAGACCCTGGTGGAGCATCTACCTGTGGGGCCGCAGTATTATCCTGATGACATCCCCACCGATGCCACAGAACGCTTTATCGTGGCGGAGCTGATTCGGGAAAAAATCTTTTTACGCACCCGGCAGGAAATTCCCTATTCCACGGCTGTGCTTATTGATTCTTTTAAAGAAAATCCTCAGGGAGGACCCGTTGTGATCCACGCCACTATCCTGGTGGAACGAGGCTCACAAAAAGGGATCATTATCGGCAAGCAAGGCAAGATGTTAGGCGAGATCCGCGAGGCCGCAATCAAAGAGATTGAGAAGCTGCTTTGTTGCAAGGCACAGCTCAAGCTTTGGATCAAGGTGAAGAAAAAATGGACCAGCAATGAACAGATTCTCCGGGAACTGGGCATGTAA
- the ppk2 gene encoding polyphosphate kinase 2, which translates to MADKDEKNTETKADGPIEIKLLEGTAMKHMNKKEGKGRCAVWIKKATLDYEIELKSLQIELMKLQKHMKATGMRVLAIFEGRDAAGKGGTIKRITAFLNPRNTRVVALSKPSDTETTQWYFQRYAPQLPAAGELVLFDRSWYNRAMVEPVMGFCSDEQHKRFLKDVPLFEQMLVKDGIILFKFYFSVSKEEQARRFDARKHDPLKQYKLSPVDNLAQELWDKYSVKKFQMLNESNRTLTPWTIIRSDNKKKARINCMKHILTHIEYENKLEPEKLTSDPEIVISGIDEIKHMERNLFEPEQLRG; encoded by the coding sequence ATGGCGGATAAAGATGAGAAAAATACTGAAACAAAAGCAGATGGTCCGATCGAGATAAAACTTCTTGAAGGGACAGCGATGAAGCATATGAATAAAAAAGAGGGAAAGGGCCGCTGCGCCGTATGGATTAAAAAGGCTACGCTTGATTATGAGATTGAGTTAAAGAGTCTGCAGATTGAGTTGATGAAGCTGCAAAAACATATGAAGGCCACTGGGATGCGGGTGCTGGCTATCTTTGAAGGGCGAGATGCAGCAGGTAAAGGAGGGACGATTAAACGGATTACCGCCTTTCTCAATCCTCGTAATACCCGGGTGGTGGCCCTGTCAAAACCCAGTGATACGGAGACAACGCAGTGGTATTTTCAGCGTTATGCTCCCCAGCTTCCAGCAGCAGGTGAGCTGGTGCTCTTTGATCGCTCCTGGTATAACCGGGCAATGGTGGAGCCGGTTATGGGCTTTTGTTCCGATGAACAGCATAAGCGTTTTCTCAAGGATGTCCCCTTGTTTGAGCAGATGCTGGTCAAGGACGGGATCATTTTGTTTAAGTTTTATTTTTCTGTTTCCAAGGAGGAACAAGCCCGTCGTTTTGATGCCAGAAAACATGATCCACTCAAGCAGTATAAGCTGTCTCCGGTAGATAATCTGGCCCAGGAACTCTGGGATAAATACAGCGTCAAGAAGTTCCAGATGCTGAATGAGTCCAACCGTACCCTCACGCCCTGGACCATTATCCGGTCAGATAACAAAAAAAAGGCAAGGATCAACTGCATGAAGCATATTCTTACCCATATTGAATACGAGAATAAGTTGGAGCCGGAAAAATTGACATCAGACCCTGAGATCGTTATTTCTGGTATTGATGAAATCAAGCATATGGAAAGAAATCTTTTTGAACCCGAACAACTCCGGGGGTAA
- a CDS encoding NAD-dependent epimerase/dehydratase family protein, with the protein MKNTKVLVTGGGGFIGLALVQELCRQGKVVLVLGRHRYPAVEAAGAISLQGDIRSLEDVRRAATGCDTVFHVAAKAGIWGAFQEYYAINVLGTLNVLAACQELGIGNLVYTSTPSVVFDGHDLEGADESLPYSRKPLCAYALTKILAEQQVLQNNSEALRTAAIRPHLVWGPGDTNLIPRLMARGREQSLRIVGDGKNQVDIAYIDNVVHAHLLTAENLAGEGTAAGHAFFIGQQEPVQLWPWINELFVRMEVPPVRSQVGLGTAKVVGWLLEKGYGLLDSKEEPKMTRFLAEQLALSHWFSKKKAETLLGYREKVSTEVGVERLLTWLRQEGL; encoded by the coding sequence ATGAAGAATACAAAGGTACTCGTCACTGGCGGTGGTGGCTTTATCGGGCTTGCCTTGGTGCAGGAGCTTTGTCGGCAGGGGAAGGTGGTCCTGGTTCTCGGCAGACATCGTTATCCTGCGGTAGAAGCGGCCGGGGCGATTTCTCTGCAAGGGGACATTCGAAGCCTGGAGGATGTACGGCGGGCAGCGACGGGTTGTGACACGGTCTTTCATGTCGCGGCCAAGGCCGGGATTTGGGGAGCTTTTCAGGAGTACTATGCTATTAATGTCCTGGGGACCTTGAACGTACTGGCTGCCTGTCAGGAATTGGGGATAGGGAATCTGGTTTATACATCAACTCCGTCTGTGGTTTTTGACGGCCATGATCTGGAAGGAGCAGATGAATCCTTGCCATATTCTCGCAAGCCACTCTGTGCCTATGCGCTTACTAAGATCCTGGCAGAACAGCAGGTGTTGCAGAATAACTCTGAGGCGCTGCGCACAGCAGCCATTCGTCCCCATCTTGTTTGGGGGCCTGGTGACACCAACCTGATTCCCCGGCTCATGGCCCGTGGTCGGGAGCAGAGCCTGCGTATTGTCGGGGATGGCAAGAATCAGGTGGATATTGCCTATATCGATAATGTGGTCCATGCCCATCTGCTGACAGCAGAAAATCTGGCAGGTGAGGGGACTGCGGCTGGCCATGCCTTTTTTATCGGACAGCAGGAACCGGTACAACTTTGGCCCTGGATCAATGAACTCTTTGTCCGAATGGAGGTGCCTCCGGTGAGGTCTCAGGTGGGCTTGGGGACGGCAAAGGTGGTTGGCTGGCTACTGGAAAAGGGATATGGCCTTCTGGACAGCAAGGAGGAACCCAAGATGACTCGTTTTCTGGCAGAGCAATTAGCTCTGTCTCACTGGTTCAGCAAGAAAAAGGCGGAGACGCTGCTGGGGTACCGGGAAAAGGTATCCACAGAGGTCGGGGTGGAGCGCTTGCTTACTTGGCTGCGACAAGAGGGGCTGTAG
- the ppk1 gene encoding polyphosphate kinase 1: MNKKSEVTTSVSKENNPDAQSGSSDRPEFDLTLPEWYLNRELTWLEFNRRVLHEGQDERTPLLERIMFLAIMGGNLDEFFMKRIGGLKQQVGAGVRKLTVDGRTPGEQIDECYAVVRNILVQKEELELELLSKLAEQEIRIVGYQELDKDQRKEVDNYFQENIYPLLTPQGMDPAHPFPFISNLSINLLVVTKYHHDAHPFLNRIKVPTGVGIPRFIRVGEEHLYIRFEDLIANNLAVVFPGLVVDSCTFFRVTRNAITEQAGANANDLLEVIETALRNRKFAEIVRLEVDAKMSATHRGMLAAELGIDEEKDVFTVEGIIGKRDLFEIASIDIPEFHYPLHQPLDHFQLSGDSPNIFHVIREKGALLLQHPYESFDSSVQRFLREASRDPKVLAIKMTLYRTSAGSRIIPYLLDAAQNGKQVAVVVELMARFDESANIRWAENLEEAGVHVTYGVVGLKTHSKVIFVVRRDFDGLRRYAHIGTGNYHAGTARMYSDLGILTSDRVIAQDLTELFNYLTTGYAPERNYRKLLPSPRVLKKALLEKIEREIASHSTKNPGKIQFKTNALEDKDITAALYRASMAGVQVDLLIRDTCRLRPGLPGLSENVRVISIVGRFLEHSRIYYFQNNGEEEYFIGSADIMKRNLEDRVEVITPVEPEELRKVLREILDVQLADQRSAWEMQPDGRYIQRTSKREKGSHDILIEKAEKRLSDAQALCRLEQKRLVKRKKGQRKK, encoded by the coding sequence ATGAATAAAAAAAGTGAGGTTACGACCTCGGTTTCCAAGGAAAATAATCCCGATGCCCAGAGTGGCAGTTCGGACAGACCGGAGTTTGATCTCACCTTGCCGGAATGGTACCTGAATCGGGAGCTGACCTGGCTGGAGTTTAATCGTCGGGTCCTGCACGAGGGACAGGATGAGCGCACCCCGCTGCTGGAACGGATCATGTTCCTGGCTATTATGGGCGGCAACCTTGACGAATTTTTCATGAAGCGGATCGGTGGCCTTAAACAGCAGGTCGGGGCCGGGGTGCGTAAGCTGACCGTGGATGGCCGCACCCCAGGCGAACAGATTGATGAATGCTATGCCGTGGTGCGCAATATCCTGGTGCAGAAGGAAGAGCTGGAGCTGGAATTGCTCAGTAAACTTGCTGAGCAGGAGATCAGGATCGTCGGCTACCAGGAGTTGGATAAGGACCAGCGCAAGGAGGTGGATAATTATTTTCAGGAGAACATCTATCCCCTCCTGACCCCCCAGGGTATGGATCCTGCTCACCCCTTTCCTTTTATCTCCAACCTGTCCATAAATCTGTTGGTCGTGACCAAGTATCACCATGACGCCCATCCCTTTCTTAATCGCATCAAGGTTCCCACCGGGGTCGGTATCCCTCGCTTTATCCGGGTGGGAGAGGAACATCTCTATATCCGTTTCGAGGACCTGATCGCCAATAATCTGGCGGTGGTCTTTCCTGGCCTGGTCGTTGATTCCTGTACCTTCTTCCGGGTCACCCGCAATGCCATTACCGAGCAGGCTGGGGCCAATGCTAATGACTTGCTCGAAGTGATTGAGACGGCGTTGCGTAATCGAAAATTTGCTGAGATCGTCCGGCTGGAGGTGGATGCCAAGATGTCGGCAACGCATCGGGGGATGCTGGCGGCTGAGCTGGGGATTGACGAGGAAAAGGACGTCTTCACTGTGGAGGGCATCATCGGCAAGCGGGATCTCTTTGAGATTGCCTCTATTGATATTCCGGAATTCCATTACCCCTTGCATCAGCCCCTTGATCATTTTCAGCTTTCTGGTGATTCTCCTAATATTTTTCATGTGATTCGGGAAAAAGGGGCCCTGCTGCTCCAGCATCCCTATGAGTCCTTTGACAGCTCTGTGCAGCGCTTTCTCCGTGAGGCCAGTCGTGACCCTAAGGTGCTGGCGATAAAAATGACCCTGTACCGTACCTCGGCAGGCTCCCGGATTATTCCTTATCTGCTGGATGCGGCCCAGAATGGCAAACAGGTGGCCGTGGTGGTGGAACTCATGGCCCGCTTTGACGAATCCGCCAATATCCGCTGGGCCGAGAACCTGGAAGAGGCCGGAGTCCATGTCACCTACGGGGTGGTTGGTCTCAAGACCCATTCCAAGGTCATCTTTGTGGTGCGCAGGGATTTTGATGGCCTGCGTCGGTATGCCCATATCGGCACCGGCAATTACCATGCAGGCACGGCCAGGATGTACTCTGATCTCGGGATACTCACCAGTGACCGGGTAATTGCCCAGGATCTTACAGAGTTATTTAATTACCTTACCACTGGTTATGCACCAGAGCGTAATTATCGCAAACTGCTGCCCTCACCCAGGGTGCTGAAAAAGGCCCTGCTGGAGAAAATAGAGCGGGAGATTGCCAGCCATAGCACGAAGAATCCAGGGAAAATCCAGTTCAAGACCAATGCCCTGGAGGATAAGGATATCACAGCAGCCTTGTACAGGGCCTCTATGGCTGGGGTGCAGGTGGATCTGCTCATTCGTGATACCTGTCGACTTCGGCCAGGGCTTCCCGGCCTGTCGGAAAACGTCCGGGTGATTTCCATTGTGGGCCGGTTTCTGGAACATAGCCGTATCTATTATTTTCAGAATAACGGTGAGGAAGAGTATTTTATCGGATCTGCTGATATCATGAAGCGGAATCTGGAGGATCGGGTGGAGGTTATCACGCCGGTAGAACCGGAGGAGCTGCGCAAGGTGTTGCGGGAAATTCTTGATGTGCAGCTTGCTGATCAGCGCAGTGCCTGGGAAATGCAGCCGGACGGCAGGTATATCCAGCGTACCAGCAAGCGCGAAAAGGGGAGCCATGACATTTTGATCGAAAAGGCTGAGAAACGCCTCTCTGATGCCCAGGCGCTTTGTCGTTTGGAACAGAAAAGGCTTGTGAAACGAAAAAAAGGGCAGAGAAAGAAGTGA